DNA from Kitasatospora herbaricolor:
TTGGGGACGTAGCCGAGTTCGGTGATGGCCGCCTGGACGGCCTCGCGGGCCCGGTCGCTGACCCGGGGCGAGCCGTTGATCACGCGCGAGACGGTGCCGCGGCCGACGCCGGCGAGCGCGGCCACCTCCTCCAGGGTCGGGCGTGCCGAGCCCCGCGCATTCGCCCCGGAGTCGCTCGGCCCGGTGGGGCGCTGTGCGGTCTGGCTCATCGCTCACCTCGTGGAGAGATCATCCTCGGCCGGGCTGTCGCCCGGTTGCTGGTCGGTGCTGTCGGTGGCAACGCTCGTCCGCACTGCCGATCGGTCCGTCGATCGCCCTGCGGGTCGCGCTGCTCCTCATTCGCTGCTGTTCATTGTGGTGCTGTTCATTGTGGCCGGTTCCCGCGCCCGGAGAGCCACCCGGGCGGCAGTCGCCGTCCGCGGCCCGTGGGGCAGGGCGGGGCACCGGTCGGGCCGGCGGGGCGGGGCAGGGCGGGGCCCGGGGCTCGGCACCGCGGATCCGATCCGGTGTCTTGACACTCGCCCCCGGGACAAAGGAACCTTTCGACATGCACGATGGGAGCGCTCCCACACTCTAGTGGGCAATCCCGCCAAGGAACAGCACCAAGCGCGCCGACTGCGCAGTCCTGGCCGGCGCGGTGAACGGCATGCCTCCTGGGCACCTGCCGGGCGGCGGTCCAGGTGCCCCCGCCCGGGCGCCCGCAGCACCTTCCGTACCGTCCTCTCGAATCTCTCATGGGAGCGCTCCCGCATGACAGCCGTATCGGAACAGACCACCCAGGACGTCGCCCCGGCGCCCCGGGCCGCCCTGCCGGGCCGCACCTTCCCGGCGGGCTTCGCCTGGGGTGCCGCCACCGCCGCCTACCAGATCGAGGGCGCGGCCGCCGAAGGCGGACGGACCCCGTCCATCTGGGACGTCTTCAGCCACACCCCGGGGCGGACCGCCAACGGCGACACCGGCGACATCGCGGTCGACCACTTCCACCGGTTCCGCGAGGACGTCCGGATGATGGCCGACCTCGGGCTCACCTCCTACCGCTTCTCGCTCTCCTGGCCCCGGATCCAGCCCACCGGCCGGGGCCCCGCCGTCGAACGGGGCCTGGACTTCTACCGCGCACTGACGGACGAGCTGCTCTCGTACGGCATCACGCCCGTCGCCACCCTCTACCACTGGGACCTGCCGCAGCACCTGGAGGACCTCGGCGGCTGGACCGTCCGTGACACCTCCGCCCGGTTCGCCGACTACGCCGCACTGGCCGCCGAGGCGCTCGGCGACCGCGTCACCACCTGGACGACCCTCAACGAGCCCTGGTGCAGCGCCTTCCTCGGCTACGGCTCCGGCGTGCACGCCCCCGGGCGCACCTCCCCCGCCGAGGCGCTCAAGGCCGCCCACCACCTGAACCTCGGGCACGGCCTGGCCGTCGGCGCGCTGCGCGCCGCCCTCCCGGCGAGCGCGCAGATCGCGATCTCGCTCAACCTCCACCAGGTGCGGCCGCTCAGCGACCACCCGGCCGACACCGAGGCCGCCCGCCGGATCGACGCCGTCGGCAACCGCATCTTCACCGGCCCCGTGCTGCACGGCGCCTACCCGGCCGACCTGCTGGCCGACACCGGCCGGATCGTCGACTGGGACGCCCTGGTCCGCCCCGGCGACCTGGAGGAAATCTCCCGCCCCATCGACCTGCTGGGCATCAACTACTACACCCCCACCCTGGTCTCCGCCGCCGAGAACGCGGAGCCGGCCGCCGCCAGCGAGATCCACGGCGCCAGCACCCACTCCCCGTGGCCCGGGGCGGACGACGTCGCCTTCCACCTCGCACCCGGCGAGGTCACCGCGATGGGCTGGCCGATCGACGCCACCGGCCTGACCGACCTGCTGCTCGACGTCCACCGGGCGCACCCCGGCCTGCCGATGCTGATCACCGAGAACGGCGCCGCCTTCGACGACGTGCCCGGCCCGGACGGCATCGTGCACGACGCCGACCGGATCGCCTATCTGCACGACCACCTCGTCGCGGTGGCCCGCGCCATCGAGGCGGGCGCCGACGTCCGCGGCTACTACCTGTGGTCGCTGATGGACAACTTCGAATGGGCCTACGGGTACGCCAAGCGGTTCGGTGCGGTGCACGTCGACTACACGACACTGGCCCGCACGCCGAAGGCCAGTGCCACCTGGTACTCCGAGGTGATCCGGCGCGGCGGCCTGGGCTGACGCCCCGCCGGGGGTCGCCGCGTCCGGGGAGTGCCCGGCGGCCCGCCGGTGGCGATGACTGTCCGTGACGGCCCGCGTGACCTGACACCCCGCCCGCTCGTTGGGCCCTCACGTGCGAGCCAAACACCCCACCCACCCCCAGGCCCCGGCCACCGCCTGTCGCGACGGCGGCCGCCCCGGACGTGGGTGGCTGCCCCGCCCCCGCGCCGTCGCGGCGGGCGGGGCGCTGCTCGTCCAGCTCTGGGGCGTCGGCCTCGGCGCGGGCTGCGCCCAGGCCACCACCGTCACCCCGGGGCCCGCTCCCGCCGGTGCCCATCGGGCAGCCGGACCGGACTCCGCGCAGGTCCCGTCGCAGCGCCGTCCGCAGCAGGCCCCGGACCGGCCGGCCGACCAGGACGCCTCCCCGCTGCCCGGTCCCGCGCCGGAGCGGGGGGCCGGAGCGGGCGACCGGTCCGGGGACGGGCGCTCCGGTGATCCGGTCGGACGGCTGACCGACGCCGTGCCGGCGCTGGAGGACCAGGCCGCCCCGGTCGACCGGTTGCTCCAGGAACGGATCCGGGCCGGGGACCTGCCGCTCCCCGGTCAGGGCAAGGCCGTCCCGGACGCCTTCGCGATCGCCGCCGTCCTGCTGCCGGTCGCTCCCTCGGAGCCCCGCGCGCAGGACGGGCCCCGCGCCTCCCGGGACGCCCCGGCCGGGGCCGCGGAGGACGGCGCCGCCCCGACTGCCGAGCCCGCGGCCTCGGCCGGGCCGGAGGCACCGCCCGCCCGCCCCGACGCCCCGGCGGCTGCGGCCAAGGCCGTCCCGGCAGCGGAACGGGTGCCGGCCGCGGCCGAGGAGCCCGGCATCGGCCGGCCGGCGCAGGCCCGGCCCCGCCCGGTGGCGGGCCTGAACCCTGACCTCGGCCCGGACCTCGGCCCGGACCTCGGCGCTGACTCGGTCGCGGGCAGCCCGGTCGGGGTCGGCACGGCCGGGACCAGCGCCGCCGTGCTGGTCCCGATCACGGCCGGACTGCTGCTCACCGGCGCCGCGATGTACAAGCACCGAGGCCTGCCGAAGGGGCATTGAAAACGGGGCCGGCCGGGGCCGGGCGTCCGTCGTGGCACGCCGCGGTCCGGACCGGCCGGTCCGGACCGGGCCTAGTGGAACACGCCCGGCGGGGGTTCCGGTGACGGACCGCCGGTGGCGTCGGTGGCCGGGACGGCCCCGGCGGTGAAGTCGCTCAGGCCCCGGCCGTGCTCGACCCGACCGAGGGCAGCGTCGCCGGCCACCTTGCGGGTCAGGTCGGCGATCGGCAGCGGAGTGTGGGCGCCGGCCAGGATCAGGTTGCCGAAGCGCTTGCCGCGCAGCACGGCCGGGTCCGCGACCAGACAGGTCTCCGGGAAGACCGCGCGCAGGGTGGCGACCTGGGCACGGGCGAAGGACAGGGCCGAGCCGTCGGCGATGTTCGCCGCGTACCAGCCGCCCGGCGCCAGCGCCCGGGCGGCCAGCGTGACGAACTCGACGGTGGCGCAGTGCGCGGGCACCCGGGCGCCGGAGAAGACGTCGGCGATGACCAGGTCCACCGCGGCCTCGGGGGTGCGCTCCAGGACGGCGCGGGCGTCGGCGCCCCGGACCTTCACCTGCCAGCCGCGTTCCAGCGGCAGTTCGGCCCGGACGAGCTCGGTGAGCGCGGTGTCGATCTCGGCCACCTGCTGGCGGGAGCGGGGGCGGGTCGCCGCGACGTAGCGGGCGAGGGTGAGCGCGCCGCCGCCGAGGTGCAGCACGGTGAGCGGTCGGCCCGCGGGGGCCACCAGGTCGATCAGGTGGCCCAGCCGGCGCTGGTACTCGAAGCCCAGGTGGGCCGGGTCGGCGAGGTCGACCATCGACTGCGGCGCACCGTCGATCAGCAGGGACCAGGCCTGCGGGCGGTCCCGGTCCGGGACGAGTTCGGCCAGCCCGGAGTCGACCGGGCGGGCCAGCGGACCCTGTGCGTGGGTCCGGCCGCCCTGGTCGGTCACCGCGGTGGCGTCCGCCGTGCCACGGCCCCGGTCGGAGCTCTTGCCGGCCCTGCTGCTTCGTCCCATGCGGGCCATTATCGCCGCCGCTCGGGGAGCATCCGCAGGTCAGGCGTCCCGGGGGCGGGCGGACAGGCGGGCCCGGGGAACGCGAGCGAGGCGGGGGCGAGGGACCGGAGGGGGGACACGGTCAGCCGCGGTGCCCGGCGTGCTCGGGAGGCCCGGCGTGCTCGGGAGGCCCGGCGTGCTCGGGAGGCCCCATGTGCTCAGAACGGGCCGAGGCCGCCCGCGGTGAGTGTGCAGGCGGCCTCGCAGAGTGCGGAGCGCAGCACCCAGGGGTCGGTGGGCCGGGCGGTGGCCCCGGCCCCGGCCGGGGGCATCACCCAGCGCGGGTCGGTCACCGGCAGGACCACGGCGCCGGCCGAACACGAGCTGCCGGGCAGGTGCCAGCCACTCACCGTGCCGGCGGGCACCAGGAAGGAGACGGTCGTCCCCGTGACGCTCTGCAGCACCGCGCCGCAGGCCCGCCGCAGCCGCAGGATGTCCACCGCCTCCAGGCCGTGCCGGATCGCGACGGTGACGGTGTCGTACCCGACCGCGGCGGCGGGCTGTTCGGCCGACGGCCGGCGGGTGGGCAACGGGCCGCCGCCCGCCCAGGAGGAGCGGCCGTCGGTGGTTTCGGGCACCAGGGCCGGGGCCACGCCCGGCAGGACTCCTTGGGCGGCCAGGCGGTGGTACTGCGGTACTCCGGTGGCCATCTCGGGCCCTCCTGTCACCTCGTCCAGATCGGAAGCCTCGACGCCCGGCGGGGTGGGGGGCCGCGGCCGGCTCGGGGACGAGTCGGCGGCGGGTCGGGGTCGGCCTGGCTTCCGCGTATCAGGACAACGCGACGAGGGCGCTCCAGGCCACGGGGCGGCTTACAGCAAGCCATGGCATTTCATGGCAGAACTCGGCAACAATGCCCGAAATGAGCCGAATTGACAGCACATCATCCCAGAACCAGCCGTGTTCGGGCGGTGACTCCCGGTACTGTCTTCGCAGCGCCACGGCAGCCCGCCGGGCCCACCGGGGCCCGTCCGCCAACGCGGCACCCCCCGTCATCCGCATCCCCGGCCGCCCCACGCCCGGCGTCGGCCCCGACGCCGGTCAGCACCTCGCGACACCCCGAACCCCCGGCCCCACGGGCCCCGTCACCGAATCCCCCACCGGCCCCCGACAGCCAACCCCCACCCCCGAGACGGACCACCCCCGAGACGGACCACCAGCGCCGGGCAGCCCCGCCGGGCACCGACACCGACGAGCACGGCCACGCACGACCACGGAGTGCAGCATGGCAGCCACCACACCGGCCGCGCCGGACCTCCCCTCGCCCAACCGTGCGATGCGCGAGCTGCGCGGCGCGCTCTCCCCCGGTGAGTTCGCCACCGCCGTACGCCGGGCCGCCCGGGAGATCGGCGAGCACGTGTCCTGCGACGCACGCTACGTCGGACGGGTCGAGGCCGGCGAGATCCGCTGCCCCAACTACGCCTACGAGCGCGTCTTCCGCCACATGTGGCCGGACCGCAGCCTGCAGGATCTCGGCTTCGCGCCGCGCCGCACCGTCCGCCGCCGGGCGAACGGAACGGCCGCGCGCAGCACGAGAGTTGACGACGGCTACGCTGACCTCGCCGACCGGGCGCAGGCACCGCAGGTGCCCTGGTGGCCCGACGATTCGCACCATCTGGACGAGGAGAACGACGACGTGCGTCGCCGTACGTTCCTGAGCGGCGGCCCGACCGCCCTGGCGACCGTGATCGGCCTTGACCGGCCGGATCCGGCCGCGGCCCCCACCTGGCAACTGCCCCGGCAGGCCGGGGCCGTCCCGCCGCCCCGCCGGGTCGGCACCGCCGAGCTGCAGCAGGTCGAGCAGGCGGTGCGCGACATCCGGCTGCTGGACGACGTGCACGGCGCCGAGACCCTCTTCGAGCGGGCCGGGCAGTCCCTGCGCACCGCGTACGTGCTGCTCAACGACGGCGAGTACAGCAATGCCACCGAGCGCCGGCTGCAGGCCGGGGCCGGCGAGCTGGCGATCTCGGTCGGCTGGCTGGCCCACGACTCCAACCGGCTCGCGGAGGCGCGGTCCTTCTACGCCGAGGCGCTGGCAACCGCCCGGATGGCCGACGACGCCGCCCTGGAGGCCCACGTCTTCTGCAACAGCGCCTTCCTGGCCCGGGACGCCGGCCGGCCCCGCGAGGCCCTGCGGGCCGCCCAGGCCGGGCAGAGCGCCGCCCGGCAGCTGGACTCGGACCGGCTGCTCTCGCTGCTCGCGATGCGCGAGGCCGGCGGGTGGGCCCTGATGCGTGACCGGGCGGCCTGCGAACGTGCCCTCGGCCGTGCGTACACCCTCTTCGACCGGGGCGAGTCGGAGGCCGATCCGGAGTGGATGTCCTTCTACGGGGAGGCGGAGATCGCCGGCCTGGAGGCGCAGTGCTGGTCCGCCCTGGGCGAGTGGGACCGCGCCAGTGACCGGGCCGGCCGGGCGGTGGCGCTCCAGGAGCCGCACTTCGTCCGCAACCGGGCCCTCTACACCGCGGAGCTGGCCCACGACCGGCTGGGCCGGGGCGATCTGGCCGGGGCGGGCCGGCACGGGTCGGCAGCGGTGACGCTGCTCGGCGGGGTCCGCTCGGCCCGGATCACGGCGATGCTCGCGGACACGGCCGCCCGGCTGCGCGGGTGCTCCGCGGTGCCCGAGGTCGGCGGGTTCCTCGCGGTGCACGACCGCGCCAGCGCCTCCTGACCGGCCCCCGGGCGGAGCGGAAGCGCCGAGCGGCCCGGACCGGGGAGCGGGGACCCGCCGGGCGCGGCGGGTCCCGGCGGGTCAGTGCCCGAGGCCTTCGAGGTGGCTGACGTCGTTCCAGACCTCGACGGCGGGCAGCCCGTACTCCCAGGAGAGCACCGAGAGCGCGGCCGTGCCCAGCTTGAAGCGCTGCGCGTACTCGGGGGGCAGGCCGAGCCAGCGCGCGGTGAGGATGCGCAGCAGGTGCCCGTGCGCGAACAGCACCACGTCGCGGTCGGCGCAGTGCATGGTGGTGGTCTCGGGGTGCGGCACCCCGTGGCGGGTGTTGAGTTCCGCGATGAAGGCGTCCACCCGGGCCGCGACGTCCGAGAGCTTCTCGCCGCCGGGCACGCCGTCCCGCCAGATCAGCCAGCCGGGGTGGTCGCTCTCGCGGATGTCGGGGCCGGTCCGGCCCTCGTAGCTGCCGTAGTCCCATTCCAGCAGCTCGGGACGGTCGACGGCGCGGTCGCCGAACCCGGCCAGCGCACCGGTCTCCTTGGCGCGGCTCAGCGGGCTGGTGTAGACGAGGGCGTCCGGCAGGCCGTTCCACGGTGCCCCGGCGAGCCGCGCGCCGAGGGCGCGGGCCATCGCCCGGCCCTCGTCCGTGAGGGGGATGTCGGTGCGGCCGGTGTGGCGGCCGGTGGCCGACCAGGCGGTCTCGCCGTGCCGGACGAGAACGATTCGGGCGGGCATGGGGGAACTCCTCGCGACGGGCGGTGACAGCGGCCGGTCTCACCATCGAGCACCGGTCTCCATGATCCCCCATCCCGCTCCGGCTCTCTCGGCCTGGCCCGTCGCACCGGCGCCGGGGCCCGCGGGGCCGCCCGGCGGGGGGCGCGCCACGCCCGCAGCCCGCCCCCGGCAGCGCGGAGGCCGTGCGCCGCGACCACCGTCCGCACCCGGTTGTCGGACCCGGATGCAACACTTGGCCGCACCATGAACGTCTCGCACATCGGGCCCCCCGAGCCGCTCGCGCAGCGTCTCGCCGAGCTGCGCGGCCCGGCGCCGCAGCGCAGCCTGAACGCCCGTGCCCTCGCCGCGCTCGCCGCCAACCCCGGGTGCCGCCGCCGCGCCGTGCTCGACGCCGCCGGGGTCGACAAGGGCGCCGTCGCCCAGCGGTTGGGCCGCCCCGCGCCGTTCGGCCAGTCACCGTTCGCGATCGCGCGCGGCACCATGTTCGAGTCCCGGCTGAAGGCCGACGACTACGCGGTGCTGCTGGAGCCGCTGCGGCGCCACCTCGGGCTGCCCGTCGACGGCGCGGCCCCGCTCGCGGTGCCGGACCTGCTGCGCCGCTCCGGTCCGGCGGTGCGGGCCGAGCGCACGGCGGCCGCGCTCGCCGAGGCCGCCGCCGACCCCACGGCCTGGACGCTGCTGGACCACCCGCTGCTGCGGCTGACGGTGGCCGGCTCGCCGGCCTACCTGGAGCCGGACGCGGTGGTGGTGCACGGCGGGCGGTGCACGGTGGTGGAGATCAAGTCCTTCCCGGTGCTGGACGGCACCGCCGATCCGGCCAAGGTCGGCGCGGCGGCCCGGCAGGCGGCGGTGTACGTGCTGGCGCTGCAGGAGACCGCGGCCGCGCTGGCCGGCGCCGCGGTGGCGCCGGGCCCGTACGCGGTGCAGTCGCTGCCGGGCAGTCCGGAGCTGAGCGTGCTGCTGGTCTGCCCCAAGGACTTCAGCAACCGGCCGACCGCCGTCGCCGTCGACATCCGGCGCGAGCTGGCCACCACGCGCCGCCAGCTGGCCCGGATGACCGCCGTCGACCAACTCCTGGACGCCCTCCCGCCGGGCACCAGCTTCGACCTGGCACCCGATCAGGCGGGCCTGCCCACCAGGCCGGCGGCCGAGCTGGCCGACGCGGTCGGGAGTGTCCCGGCCGCCTACGGCCCGGAGTGCCTCTCCTCCTGCGAGCTGGGTTTCCACTGCCGGGCGCAGGCCCGCTGCGACGACCGGGTCGAGCAGCTCGGCCGGGGCGTCCGGGGCGAGCTGGGCAGCATCCGCACCGTCGCCGGGGCCCTGGCGGCCGCCGGCCCGGCCGCACCGGCCGGCGACCCGGAGTCGGACGAGGCCGCCGCCCGGCTGTCGTACGCGGCGGCGCTGCGCGCCGAGGCGCTGGGCGGGTGCGCCGGATGAGCCTGCTCGGGACGCTCGCCCGGCTGGAGGCAGTCCGCAGCGGCCGGGCCGAGCCGCTGGCCACGGTGCGGCACCGGCACCTCTCGGAGCGGCCGATGGTGGTGGTGCCGCTGACGGCCGCCGGCGAGTCGGGCGCGCCGCTGGCGGTGATGCTCGGCACCGACCGGCTGGCGCCGCGGCTGCACATCGTCCCGCAGCCGCTGAACCGCACGCTGCGCTTCGACCACCTGGCCGGGTTCGCCGCCGACCTGCTGCCCTACCTGGAGTCCTTCGGCGCGGAGGTGGAGCAGGTCGAGGGGTCCGAGAAGGACCCGGAGACCGGCGAGAAGAGCCAGGTCCTGCGCGAGCTCTGCGCGGACGCGCCGCAGGTGATCGTGCCGAACGGCGCGGGGGTGCACCACCTGGCGCTGCTGGGCCGCTCCACCCGGTTCCGCCGCACGGCGGAGGACGCCGACCCGGGGCCCTACCCCGCGCCGGCCCGGGTCCCGCTGCTGGGCCGCTGGCTGACGCACCTCACCGACCGGGCCCAGGTGCCAGGCTCCAGCCTGCTGCTGCCGATGACCGGCCTGCTGACCCGGCACTGGGCGACCGGCCAGAGCCAGTTGGAGGACCAGCACCTGGCGGCCCTGCTCGCCTGGCACCCCCGGCCGGGGGCGCTCCGGGCCGGTGCGGCGGGCGCCGGGCAGGCGGGCGACGGGCCGACCGGCGCGGCCGCCGCCGAGCTGGCCGAGAGCGCCCGCGACAGCCAGGGGCAGCTGCTGCACCCGCCGGCCGGCCCGGCCACCGACCCGCGCTTCGACGAACTGGTGCTCGCCCCGGCGATCGGCCGCTACGACGCCGCCGTCACCGCCCTGCGCGACGCCGGGCCCCGGGAGCGCGAGCGGGCCCAGCGGTACGTCGACCGGGCCGTCGACGTGCTGACCGACGCGCTGGCGGGCATCCTGCTGCCCACCTGGCAGGACGTCTGGCACGGACTGGACCTGCTGCGCACCCTGCCGCCCGCCGCCCACCTGGCGGAGCGCTGGGAGGGCGACCGCTGGTCGTACACCGGCCACCGGGACAGGCTGGCGGCCGGCGAGCCGCCGCAGCCGCGCCAGGACGACGCCGTGACGGCGGCCCGAAAGCTGGCCCAGCGCGAGCGCGAGCAGGTCCGGGTGGACGTCCAGGAGGCGCTGGACGACCCGCTGGCGATGGCCGAGCGCAGGCTGGCCGGTGAGGCCTTCACCGGCGAGGTGGTCGAGGTCGTGCCGGACCACGACACCTCGGGCCGGACGCCCAAACCGCGACCGCTGGTGACGGTGCGGACGGCCGACCACCCGCACGCCGACCTCGGCCGCGAGGCGCACCGCACCCATACCGCCACGCCGCAGAAGGCGGTGATCGCCGCGGTGGACCAGGAGGCCGGGACGATCACCCTGCGGGTGATGTCGGGCATGGGGCGCAAGAAGGAGCCGGAGCCGGGCAGCCTCCCCGAACCGGGTGAGCGGGTGACGTTCACCCTCTTCGAGTTGACGGCCCGCCAGTCCGCGCCGCTGCCGGAGCCGGACGACACCCCGTGGACGCACGGCGGGCCGCCCGGCTCGGGCGATCACGCCCGGGCCGTCGCCGGCGCGCCCCCGGTGTCCGGCGGGCCGCCGGCGCCCGCCGCGCCTCGTACGTCCGACGCCTCCGAGGAATGGGAGTGACCAGCCCCGTGACCGCGCCGCACCCCGAGCCCGAGCAGTCCCCGGGCGCCGCCGCCGACGCGGTGGTGGACCGGATCCTCGACGCGACCGTCCGCCCGGCCGTGGGCGCCCCGCGCGGGGTGGTGGTGGACTCCCCGCCGGGCGCCGGCAAGTCCACCCTGGTGGTGCGGGCCGCCCGGGAGCTGGTCGGTGCCGGCGAGCGGCTGATGATCGTCGCGCAGACCAACAACCAGGTCGACGACCTGGTCGACCGGCTGGCCTCGAAGGCGCCGGACATCACCATCGGCCGCCTGCACGCCTCCGACGGGCGGCCCGCCGCGGAGGCGCTGCGGCACCCGAACGTCACCGCGGCCACCAAGGTGGCCGAGCTGGCCGAGCACGACGTGGTGATCTCGACCTCCGCCAAGTGGCAGTGGGTGAAGGCCGAGGCGCCGTGGCGGCACGCGATCGTCGACGAGGCCTACCAGATGCGCTCGGACGCACTGCTGGCGGTCGCCCGCCTGTTCGAGCGCGCCCTGTTCGTGGGTGACCCGGGCCAGCTGGACCCGTTCACGGTGGTCGGCACCGACCAGTGGGCCGGGCTGTCCTACGACCCGTCCAACAGCGCGGTGGTGACCCTGCTCGCGCACAACCCGCAGATCGAGCCGCACCGGCTGCCGGTCTCCTGGCGGCTGCCGGCCACCGCCGCGCCCCTGGTCTCGGCCGCCTTCTACCCGTACACGCCGTTCCGGTCGGGCACCGGGCCGGGCGACCGCACCCTGACCGCCGCCGTGCGCCCGGACGGCTCCGCGCTGGACGCGGCCGTCGACGAGGCGGCGGAGCACGGCTGGGCCCTGCTGGAACTGCCCGCGCGGCACACCGTCCGGACGGACCCGCAGGCCGTGTCGGTGGTCGCGGCCACCGTGCGCCGGCTGCTGGACCGCGGTCTGACAGCGCACTCCGAGCAGGGCTCGACGCCGCTGACCGCCGACCGGATCGCGGTCGGCACCGCCCACCGGGACCAGGCCGCCGCCGTCCGGGCCGCGCTGGTGGCCCTGGGGGTGCCGGTCGACCCGACGGCCGGGCCGGCCGTCTCGGTGGACACCGCCAACCGGCTGCAGGGCCGCGAGTACGACGTCACGGTGGTGCTGCACCCGCTCTCCGGGCGCCCCGACGCGACCGCCTTCCACCTGGAGACCGGCCGGCTGTGCGTGCTGGCCTCCCGGCACCGGCACGCCTGCATCGTGGTCGCCCGGGCGGGGATCGCCGAACTGCTGGACGAGCATCCGGCGACCGAGCCCGTGCAGCTCGGGGTCACCGTGAAGTTCCCGGACGGCTGGGAGGCGCACCACGCCGTCCTCGCCCACCTGGCCGGCCACCGGGTGGCGCTGCGCTGACCGTGCGCCGCACCGCCCGGCGCCCCGTCCTGCCCACGCGCCGCCGTGCGCCGGCCGGCCATCACCCGGCCGGCACACGGTCGCGGAGCGGGCCGGGGCAGGTCAGGGTGCGCGGGCCGGTGTGATCGGCCGGGGCGGTCGAGGCACCACCCCGGCGCGCGGCACGGGAATAGCGCCCGTGATCGCACCGTTCCGTTACCGGCTGCCGCCTTGCGACAATGGACGACGGCCGGGCCCGGCACCCCGGCCCCGGCACGGCCGCCGGCGCCCACCGCCCCACCCTCCCGGAGGTGTCCACCCATGCCCGACTCCCACCCGAGGCCGTCCGACCAGAGCGGCTCCCCCGCGCCGGCCGGTCCGGGCCGGCCCGGCAGTCCCGAACAGCCCGCCCGCCGGCTGCGCCCGGCCCAACTGCTGTTCGAACCGCCGGCCGGCGAGCCGGAGCCGGAGCGTTTCTTCGACCTGGAGTCGATCGAGGACCCGGGCGAGCTGCTCCGCCGCTCCACCGAGCTGGCCCTGGCGTTCCGGGCCGCCGCCGAACGGGCCACCGACTTCCAGGCCGTGGCGGCCGCCCAGCTGGCCGACACCCGGCGGTTCGACGCGCTCTCCTTCGTGGAGATAGCGGCCCGCGCGGACTGGACCCCGGACTACGCGGAGAAGATGGTCGAGTACGGCCGCGGCCTGCTGCGTCCCCAGCGCCAGGGCGACTGAGGCCGCCGGCGGCCACCCA
Protein-coding regions in this window:
- a CDS encoding tetratricopeptide repeat protein, whose product is MAATTPAAPDLPSPNRAMRELRGALSPGEFATAVRRAAREIGEHVSCDARYVGRVEAGEIRCPNYAYERVFRHMWPDRSLQDLGFAPRRTVRRRANGTAARSTRVDDGYADLADRAQAPQVPWWPDDSHHLDEENDDVRRRTFLSGGPTALATVIGLDRPDPAAAPTWQLPRQAGAVPPPRRVGTAELQQVEQAVRDIRLLDDVHGAETLFERAGQSLRTAYVLLNDGEYSNATERRLQAGAGELAISVGWLAHDSNRLAEARSFYAEALATARMADDAALEAHVFCNSAFLARDAGRPREALRAAQAGQSAARQLDSDRLLSLLAMREAGGWALMRDRAACERALGRAYTLFDRGESEADPEWMSFYGEAEIAGLEAQCWSALGEWDRASDRAGRAVALQEPHFVRNRALYTAELAHDRLGRGDLAGAGRHGSAAVTLLGGVRSARITAMLADTAARLRGCSAVPEVGGFLAVHDRASAS
- a CDS encoding spermidine synthase, coding for MGRSSRAGKSSDRGRGTADATAVTDQGGRTHAQGPLARPVDSGLAELVPDRDRPQAWSLLIDGAPQSMVDLADPAHLGFEYQRRLGHLIDLVAPAGRPLTVLHLGGGALTLARYVAATRPRSRQQVAEIDTALTELVRAELPLERGWQVKVRGADARAVLERTPEAAVDLVIADVFSGARVPAHCATVEFVTLAARALAPGGWYAANIADGSALSFARAQVATLRAVFPETCLVADPAVLRGKRFGNLILAGAHTPLPIADLTRKVAGDAALGRVEHGRGLSDFTAGAVPATDATGGPSPEPPPGVFH
- a CDS encoding GH1 family beta-glucosidase; this translates as MTAVSEQTTQDVAPAPRAALPGRTFPAGFAWGAATAAYQIEGAAAEGGRTPSIWDVFSHTPGRTANGDTGDIAVDHFHRFREDVRMMADLGLTSYRFSLSWPRIQPTGRGPAVERGLDFYRALTDELLSYGITPVATLYHWDLPQHLEDLGGWTVRDTSARFADYAALAAEALGDRVTTWTTLNEPWCSAFLGYGSGVHAPGRTSPAEALKAAHHLNLGHGLAVGALRAALPASAQIAISLNLHQVRPLSDHPADTEAARRIDAVGNRIFTGPVLHGAYPADLLADTGRIVDWDALVRPGDLEEISRPIDLLGINYYTPTLVSAAENAEPAAASEIHGASTHSPWPGADDVAFHLAPGEVTAMGWPIDATGLTDLLLDVHRAHPGLPMLITENGAAFDDVPGPDGIVHDADRIAYLHDHLVAVARAIEAGADVRGYYLWSLMDNFEWAYGYAKRFGAVHVDYTTLARTPKASATWYSEVIRRGGLG
- a CDS encoding histidine phosphatase family protein, whose protein sequence is MPARIVLVRHGETAWSATGRHTGRTDIPLTDEGRAMARALGARLAGAPWNGLPDALVYTSPLSRAKETGALAGFGDRAVDRPELLEWDYGSYEGRTGPDIRESDHPGWLIWRDGVPGGEKLSDVAARVDAFIAELNTRHGVPHPETTTMHCADRDVVLFAHGHLLRILTARWLGLPPEYAQRFKLGTAALSVLSWEYGLPAVEVWNDVSHLEGLGH
- a CDS encoding AAA family ATPase — protein: MTAPHPEPEQSPGAAADAVVDRILDATVRPAVGAPRGVVVDSPPGAGKSTLVVRAARELVGAGERLMIVAQTNNQVDDLVDRLASKAPDITIGRLHASDGRPAAEALRHPNVTAATKVAELAEHDVVISTSAKWQWVKAEAPWRHAIVDEAYQMRSDALLAVARLFERALFVGDPGQLDPFTVVGTDQWAGLSYDPSNSAVVTLLAHNPQIEPHRLPVSWRLPATAAPLVSAAFYPYTPFRSGTGPGDRTLTAAVRPDGSALDAAVDEAAEHGWALLELPARHTVRTDPQAVSVVAATVRRLLDRGLTAHSEQGSTPLTADRIAVGTAHRDQAAAVRAALVALGVPVDPTAGPAVSVDTANRLQGREYDVTVVLHPLSGRPDATAFHLETGRLCVLASRHRHACIVVARAGIAELLDEHPATEPVQLGVTVKFPDGWEAHHAVLAHLAGHRVALR